The proteins below come from a single Fastidiosipila sanguinis genomic window:
- a CDS encoding DUF4097 family beta strand repeat-containing protein produces the protein MKKKLWITLALGIVLTLVGCNMGGKLNLKLSEDEYYIDKNGLDPVVASSYTGTKKFEKIKELQIDTNITNIELVSNTSENYNVEIENLKSDYVSPIEVEEKNSVISISNKILKQKPIGILDEESSKLKLVIEGPIQNIDKISINDRVGSISIKNATLKNVGIKGNAIDVDLTDSTINKLNLDLELSDLSMSSTNISDSKLNLNKSRIFGEKNEFKGDNILNFSIVEGELGLKNYDEIFNQNTPNKIKLEGKLNRFEFINER, from the coding sequence ATGAAAAAGAAATTATGGATCACCTTGGCATTAGGTATAGTTTTAACTCTTGTCGGATGCAATATGGGAGGAAAGCTAAATCTAAAATTATCTGAAGATGAATATTATATTGACAAAAATGGGTTAGATCCTGTAGTGGCATCTAGTTATACAGGAACAAAAAAATTTGAAAAAATCAAAGAATTACAAATTGATACAAATATTACAAATATAGAGTTAGTATCCAATACAAGTGAAAATTACAATGTAGAGATTGAAAATTTAAAATCAGACTATGTAAGTCCTATAGAGGTCGAAGAAAAAAATAGTGTAATTAGTATCTCTAACAAGATATTAAAACAAAAACCAATAGGAATACTAGACGAAGAATCATCTAAATTGAAATTGGTAATTGAAGGACCTATCCAAAACATAGATAAGATTTCTATAAATGATAGAGTTGGTTCAATAAGTATTAAGAATGCAACGCTTAAGAATGTAGGGATTAAGGGTAATGCAATTGATGTTGATCTTACTGATTCAACGATTAACAAATTAAATCTTGATTTAGAATTATCAGATTTAAGTATGAGTTCTACAAATATTAGTGATAGTAAACTAAATTTAAATAAATCCCGAATCTTTGGAGAAAAAAATGAGTTTAAAGGAGACAATATATTGAATTTCTCTATTGTTGAAGGCGAACTTGGTTTAAAAAATTATGATGAGATATTTAATCAAAATACGCCCAATAAAATAAAATTAGAAGGTAAACTAAATAGATTTGAGTTTATCAATGAGAGGTGA
- a CDS encoding DUF3801 domain-containing protein codes for MINEEISKEVGQAAQTIISYTIKAAKESINLEKEIRKKMNETLEKANGNLKSLMGDEIKIKDLYKKGQLENISIDQSDLKDLKKELKKLGVSFSVMKNKESKNYEIFFQAKDIKVMEYAFKQVIAKENKKEKESILRQIKKYKDLSNEKDKTKEKVKRKVKEKVKPNKKDMTREI; via the coding sequence ATGATAAACGAAGAAATAAGCAAAGAAGTAGGTCAAGCAGCACAAACCATAATATCATACACAATAAAGGCAGCAAAAGAATCCATCAATCTTGAAAAAGAAATAAGAAAAAAGATGAATGAAACTTTAGAAAAAGCAAATGGAAACCTCAAAAGTCTTATGGGAGATGAAATTAAAATAAAAGACTTATATAAAAAAGGGCAACTAGAAAATATAAGCATAGATCAAAGCGACCTCAAAGACTTAAAAAAAGAACTAAAGAAACTTGGAGTAAGTTTCTCAGTAATGAAAAACAAAGAAAGCAAAAACTATGAAATATTCTTCCAAGCCAAAGACATAAAAGTAATGGAATATGCCTTTAAGCAAGTCATAGCCAAGGAAAATAAAAAAGAAAAAGAAAGTATCCTAAGGCAAATAAAGAAATACAAAGACCTATCCAATGAAAAGGATAAGACAAAAGAGAAAGTCAAAAGGAAAGTAAAAGAAAAAGTAAAACCAAACAAAAAAGATATGACCAGAGAAATCTAA
- a CDS encoding sigma factor-like helix-turn-helix DNA-binding protein, whose product MGKKEYHIYVRGKAVPVSEEVYKAYWKITEHEKYLQRKDWKYDVIPFSAMDYDGHFVDNIIDERIDLEKIVEVKMQIEELNKALATLTKKERELIEAIFYKEESLRSIGKKEKVSYQAIGKRRDRILEKLRKLLEDKF is encoded by the coding sequence ATGGGTAAAAAAGAATATCACATCTATGTTAGAGGGAAAGCTGTACCTGTAAGTGAAGAAGTATATAAAGCCTATTGGAAGATAACCGAGCATGAAAAATATCTTCAGAGAAAGGATTGGAAGTATGACGTGATTCCATTTTCAGCAATGGATTATGACGGACACTTTGTAGATAACATCATAGATGAAAGAATAGACTTAGAAAAAATTGTAGAGGTCAAAATGCAGATCGAAGAATTAAACAAGGCATTAGCTACACTCACAAAAAAAGAAAGAGAGCTGATAGAAGCCATTTTCTACAAAGAAGAAAGTCTCAGGTCGATTGGCAAAAAAGAAAAAGTAAGCTATCAAGCAATTGGGAAAAGGAGGGATAGGATTTTAGAAAAACTAAGAAAACTTTTAGAAGATAAATTCTAA
- a CDS encoding restriction endonuclease subunit S encodes MCFILGSVFYHKYEASLDMKIHCLKLKNKELNREVAFYLTSIIRQALKNTEYKDQISSTVLTDIKIKLPIDSRGTSDWDYMERNIENIKLKWNIANYNI; translated from the coding sequence ATCTGTTTCATTTTAGGATCAGTCTTTTATCATAAATATGAAGCAAGCCTAGATATGAAAATTCATTGTTTAAAATTAAAAAATAAAGAATTGAATAGAGAAGTAGCATTCTATTTAACTTCAATTATTAGGCAAGCTTTAAAAAATACTGAATATAAAGATCAAATATCTAGCACAGTATTGACAGATATAAAAATTAAATTGCCAATAGACAGTAGAGGTACTTCAGATTGGGATTACATGGAAAGAAATATAGAAAACATAAAATTAAAATGGAATATAGCAAATTATAATATTTAA
- a CDS encoding phage replisome organizer N-terminal domain-containing protein, with translation MADNRRYYWLKLKEDFFTDKRIKRLRRISGGDTYTIIYLKLLLLSLKDSGKLYYDGVETDFIKELALTIDETEDDVMVTVNYLMAQGLMEIITENDEYFLTEIPSLIGSETASTRRSRKSRGQKALQCNTNATHCNLLQQNCNGDIEKEIDIELEKEGEIEKISPVFYGEYKNVSLTDEEYGKLKDKMQGHREKMIEKLSTYMQSTGRNYKDHYATLIHWYEQDKGKLKECSKSTVYTLEDYDKGEHL, from the coding sequence ATGGCAGATAACAGAAGATACTATTGGTTAAAGCTGAAAGAAGATTTTTTTACAGACAAGAGAATAAAAAGACTAAGAAGAATATCAGGAGGAGATACCTATACAATCATTTACCTCAAATTGCTTTTGCTTAGCCTAAAAGATAGTGGAAAACTGTATTATGACGGAGTAGAAACAGACTTTATCAAAGAGCTTGCCTTAACGATTGATGAAACAGAAGATGATGTAATGGTTACAGTGAACTATCTTATGGCACAAGGATTGATGGAGATAATCACAGAAAATGACGAGTATTTTTTAACAGAAATCCCAAGTCTTATAGGTTCAGAAACAGCGTCTACAAGGCGTTCGAGAAAATCGAGAGGACAAAAAGCGTTGCAATGCAACACTAATGCAACACATTGCAACCTTTTGCAACAAAATTGCAACGGAGATATAGAGAAAGAAATAGATATAGAGTTAGAAAAAGAGGGGGAGATAGAAAAAATATCCCCCGTTTTTTACGGAGAATATAAAAATGTTTCCTTAACAGATGAAGAATATGGAAAGTTAAAGGATAAAATGCAAGGTCATAGGGAGAAAATGATAGAAAAGCTTTCGACTTATATGCAAAGCACAGGAAGAAACTACAAAGACCATTATGCGACCTTAATTCATTGGTATGAACAAGATAAAGGGAAATTAAAGGAGTGCAGTAAATCAACAGTATATACCCTTGAAGATTATGACAAGGGAGAACATTTATAA
- the mobQ gene encoding MobQ family relaxase: MADSFHFSVNIISRGKGKSAVASAAYISGEKIKNEWDGVTHDYTRKEKILVKNIILPDHIPKEFNDRSTLWNKVEMAEKNSNAQLARQFIIGLPKELSLSENKNLVERFIKENLTSQGMIVDYAIHDESQDKNGNIHCHIMTIMRPINEKGEFLAKSKKEYILDEKGKKILNKNGKPKTRKVELTTWNDKGNVEKWRENFSDLCNEYLAKNKIEKRVDHRSFKRQNSDYLPTIHLGSAASAMERKGIETDKGNYNREIRKYNDLVKTIKEEIKTLKGWIGNLLDNLTTAYEKFKDIERDKVIDNPKLFNLTNYLLTYSEIQKEKSKYLKGYAKTNKEKYDFKKLTSAYSYLRKNNIETIGQLQTKIESLKSNSYKLNKKAKTIHKEMEDVEKKILYYEIYKAKKEVYEEYQKKNIFTKDTFYNKHKKDIDQYKVVSEKLKKLLSDKEKLSLKKWNEEKSLLMANLEEINKEKDKIKDEYQEINHIKYSVDFVNKELGIDLSIEIDKLIKQGEKPSVIAQIKKFQDQVIKDNEYREIMKNKKINQER; encoded by the coding sequence ATGGCAGACAGTTTTCATTTTTCAGTAAACATAATATCAAGAGGAAAAGGCAAAAGTGCAGTAGCAAGTGCAGCATATATAAGTGGAGAAAAAATAAAAAATGAATGGGACGGAGTAACCCATGACTACACAAGAAAAGAAAAAATATTAGTAAAAAATATAATATTGCCTGATCATATTCCAAAAGAATTTAATGATAGGTCTACCTTATGGAATAAAGTAGAAATGGCAGAAAAAAATTCTAATGCACAACTAGCAAGACAATTCATAATAGGACTACCAAAAGAATTATCTTTAAGTGAAAATAAAAACCTAGTCGAAAGATTTATAAAAGAAAATCTAACATCACAAGGAATGATAGTAGATTATGCAATTCATGATGAGAGTCAAGATAAAAATGGAAATATCCATTGTCATATAATGACCATAATGCGACCCATAAACGAAAAAGGAGAGTTCTTAGCAAAGTCAAAAAAAGAATATATCCTAGATGAAAAAGGGAAAAAGATTTTAAACAAAAATGGAAAACCAAAGACAAGAAAAGTAGAACTAACAACTTGGAATGATAAGGGCAATGTAGAAAAATGGAGAGAAAATTTTTCAGACCTTTGTAATGAATATCTAGCAAAAAATAAGATAGAAAAAAGAGTAGACCATAGGAGTTTTAAAAGACAAAATTCAGATTATCTACCGACAATCCATTTAGGATCAGCAGCAAGTGCAATGGAACGAAAAGGAATAGAAACTGACAAGGGAAACTATAATAGAGAAATAAGAAAATATAATGACCTTGTAAAAACAATAAAAGAAGAGATAAAAACATTAAAGGGTTGGATAGGAAATTTATTAGATAACCTAACTACTGCTTATGAAAAATTTAAGGATATAGAAAGAGATAAGGTAATAGACAACCCTAAACTTTTCAATCTAACAAATTATCTATTAACTTATTCAGAAATTCAAAAAGAAAAAAGTAAATATCTAAAAGGATATGCTAAAACCAATAAAGAAAAGTATGACTTTAAAAAGCTAACGAGTGCATATAGTTATTTAAGAAAAAATAATATAGAAACCATAGGTCAGTTACAAACAAAAATAGAAAGCTTAAAGTCTAATAGTTACAAACTAAATAAAAAAGCAAAGACAATCCATAAAGAAATGGAAGATGTAGAAAAGAAAATTCTATACTATGAAATCTACAAAGCCAAAAAAGAAGTTTATGAAGAATATCAAAAGAAAAACATATTCACAAAAGACACATTCTATAATAAACACAAGAAAGATATAGACCAATATAAGGTAGTAAGCGAGAAATTAAAAAAACTCCTATCAGATAAGGAAAAACTAAGTCTTAAAAAATGGAATGAAGAAAAAAGTCTTTTAATGGCAAATCTTGAAGAAATAAATAAAGAAAAAGACAAGATAAAAGATGAATACCAGGAAATTAATCATATAAAATATTCAGTAGATTTTGTAAACAAAGAATTAGGTATAGATTTATCCATAGAAATAGATAAGCTTATAAAACAGGGTGAAAAACCAAGTGTAATAGCACAGATTAAAAAGTTCCAAGACCAAGTTATTAAAGATAATGAATACAGAGAAATTATGAAAAACAAGAAAATAAATCAAGAAAGATAA
- a CDS encoding single-stranded DNA-binding protein, whose translation MDREMININANLVKEALFSEFEKDGESVQVANFALVKNYGKGKEYTNCSVYGEKVEIVKEFKKGDLIHVFGYFKENKKGDKIYKNFIVKSLNKIENKEKENEEE comes from the coding sequence ATGGATAGAGAAATGATAAATATTAATGCAAATTTAGTTAAGGAAGCTCTTTTTTCAGAATTTGAAAAAGATGGAGAAAGTGTTCAAGTAGCAAATTTTGCTCTTGTTAAAAATTATGGAAAGGGCAAAGAATATACAAATTGCTCAGTATATGGAGAAAAGGTAGAAATTGTAAAAGAATTTAAAAAAGGAGATCTGATCCATGTCTTTGGATATTTCAAAGAAAACAAAAAAGGAGATAAGATCTACAAGAATTTTATAGTTAAATCACTAAACAAAATAGAAAATAAAGAGAAAGAAAACGAGGAGGAATAA
- a CDS encoding helix-turn-helix domain-containing protein, giving the protein MALNYKPLWIQLAKKGLKKTDVIAMAGLTTNVMAQMGKDKPITFKNLERICKALSCTPNDIISFEDNFSEEE; this is encoded by the coding sequence ATGGCACTTAACTATAAACCATTATGGATACAGTTAGCAAAAAAAGGATTAAAGAAAACAGATGTGATAGCCATGGCAGGACTGACAACAAATGTTATGGCACAAATGGGCAAGGATAAACCAATCACATTTAAAAATTTAGAAAGAATATGTAAGGCTCTATCTTGCACCCCTAATGATATTATTAGTTTTGAAGACAATTTTAGTGAAGAGGAATAG
- the mobQ gene encoding MobQ family relaxase encodes MEIKSLHTHVDIVARSKGHSVIAKAAYNARDKLQDEYYGKTHDYSKKEDLVFSKIFLPEHIPKEFSNREYLWNSVEKIEKSKNSQLARNLLFTLPRELNEQDRIKLISEFIEENFTSKGMIADCNIHNPMASDHEEQPHAHILLTLREIDEKGNWKPKCRKEYILDENGGKIKLKSGNYKSRKVNLNDWNKPDKAKEWRENFSKKANEYLARNNINKRIDPRTFKEQGREELPQIHLGTSSYQMEKKGIQTERGNQNRKIIALNLEFRKLKEELSKLTSWIGSLLGSLQVKYDEYKQEKKEEYENKAELFNLYEYISIYYDLQGEKARKLNPYASNKKIGADLRRFSKARIYLKDNNLKTIADLQEKISTLQSQNKKVSQDIKAKTTRIENLNKCFAYVDIIKDNKKVFEEWNSKSLFKDSFYNSHKDEIDKYKRARAILEKITGSSAIKSKDWKKEIQSLEDEISKLNRQSQSIKEEYESINHIKYAVKTVNEDYGIDLSIEIDKAIKRGEKQSVIAQIKKYQEQQEAYEKRKEKTKNYYRNEER; translated from the coding sequence ATGGAAATCAAAAGTTTGCATACCCATGTAGATATTGTGGCAAGGTCAAAAGGGCATAGCGTGATTGCAAAAGCTGCATACAATGCAAGAGATAAATTACAAGATGAATACTATGGAAAAACACATGACTATTCTAAAAAAGAAGACCTTGTATTCTCAAAAATATTTCTGCCGGAACATATCCCGAAAGAGTTTTCAAACAGAGAATACCTATGGAATAGTGTTGAAAAAATAGAGAAAAGTAAAAATTCACAACTTGCAAGAAATCTGCTCTTTACACTTCCAAGAGAATTAAATGAACAGGACAGAATAAAATTAATCAGCGAATTTATAGAAGAAAACTTTACTTCTAAAGGTATGATAGCAGACTGTAATATTCATAATCCTATGGCAAGCGATCATGAAGAACAACCACACGCCCATATCCTACTTACCCTTAGAGAAATAGACGAAAAAGGGAATTGGAAACCGAAATGCAGAAAAGAATATATCCTTGATGAAAACGGAGGAAAGATAAAACTGAAAAGCGGAAACTATAAATCAAGAAAAGTAAATTTGAACGATTGGAACAAACCTGACAAAGCAAAAGAGTGGAGAGAAAACTTTTCAAAGAAAGCAAACGAATACTTGGCAAGGAACAACATAAATAAAAGGATAGATCCACGCACCTTTAAAGAACAAGGCAGAGAAGAACTCCCGCAAATTCATTTAGGCACAAGCAGTTATCAGATGGAGAAAAAAGGCATACAGACAGAGAGAGGAAACCAAAACAGAAAAATCATCGCCTTGAATTTAGAATTTAGAAAATTAAAAGAGGAGCTATCCAAACTTACATCTTGGATAGGCTCGTTACTTGGAAGTCTGCAAGTAAAATATGATGAATACAAACAGGAGAAAAAAGAAGAATATGAGAACAAGGCGGAACTCTTTAATCTCTATGAGTACATCAGTATTTATTATGACTTACAGGGAGAAAAAGCAAGAAAGTTAAATCCCTATGCAAGCAACAAAAAGATAGGTGCAGACCTAAGACGATTTTCCAAAGCAAGAATATATCTGAAAGATAACAATCTTAAAACCATAGCCGACCTACAAGAAAAGATAAGCACATTACAATCCCAAAATAAGAAGGTTAGTCAAGACATTAAGGCGAAAACCACAAGAATAGAAAACTTAAATAAATGCTTTGCCTATGTGGACATCATCAAGGATAACAAAAAAGTCTTTGAGGAATGGAACAGTAAATCCCTATTCAAAGACAGCTTTTACAATTCCCATAAAGATGAGATAGATAAATATAAAAGAGCAAGGGCAATTCTTGAAAAGATAACAGGCTCATCGGCGATTAAGTCTAAAGACTGGAAAAAAGAAATCCAAAGCCTTGAAGATGAAATATCGAAACTCAACAGACAATCTCAATCAATCAAAGAGGAATACGAAAGTATTAACCATATCAAGTATGCCGTCAAGACAGTCAATGAGGATTATGGAATAGATTTATCCATTGAGATTGACAAGGCAATCAAGAGAGGAGAAAAACAAAGTGTCATTGCACAGATTAAGAAATATCAGGAGCAACAAGAAGCCTACGAAAAACGAAAGGAAAAGACAAAGAACTATTACAGGAATGAGGAAAGATGA
- a CDS encoding DUF3847 domain-containing protein produces MKNLEQLRQESKEIKDKIEDTKERLRQLKNQEKKILKQDIVKRRKERTHRLITRGAILESLIENAEELTDEEIKILLEEATKTKEFKKTLRVMREN; encoded by the coding sequence ATGAAAAATTTAGAACAACTAAGACAAGAGTCAAAAGAAATAAAAGATAAAATAGAGGATACAAAAGAAAGATTAAGGCAACTAAAAAATCAAGAAAAGAAGATATTAAAACAAGACATAGTAAAAAGAAGAAAAGAAAGAACTCATAGGCTCATAACAAGAGGAGCAATCTTAGAAAGCCTTATAGAAAATGCAGAAGAACTAACAGATGAAGAGATAAAAATACTACTAGAAGAAGCAACAAAGACAAAAGAATTTAAAAAAACACTAAGAGTAATGAGAGAAAATTAA
- a CDS encoding transposon-encoded TnpW family protein: MQENKNEQNTGTKTIKKIGKVTYEVVVHFNENATETMQDKLKRIMLREIEMEKHQKGDKND; this comes from the coding sequence ATGCAAGAAAATAAAAATGAACAGAATACAGGAACAAAGACGATAAAGAAAATTGGGAAAGTAACCTATGAGGTTGTTGTCCACTTTAATGAAAATGCAACGGAAACCATGCAAGACAAATTAAAACGCATCATGCTTAGAGAAATAGAGATGGAAAAACATCAAAAAGGCGATAAAAATGATTAG
- a CDS encoding ORF6N domain-containing protein, with protein sequence MADENKEIVIVDDKTIQEKIYFIRGQKVMLDTDLAEIYGYETKNFNRQVKNNIEKFEGEDFMFQLTENEFENLRCKNFTSSWGGSRYLPNAFTEQGIYMLMTVLRGELAIRQSRALIRTFKQMKDFIIENQDFIGSKELVQIAIQTNQNTNDIAEIKSQMATKEDLKKVMDNFIDPDTYKHFLLMNGDKIEADVAYTKIYKSAKKSIYVIDNYIGLKTLELLRAAKDNVEIIVFSDNVKNKDMLTKNILNDFRRDYPNINLKMKVAGKKYHDRYIAIDYGTENEAFYLCGASSKDAGNKISSITKIEESSKDMYHTMFGGMLNNKNLKI encoded by the coding sequence ATGGCAGATGAAAATAAAGAGATAGTTATTGTAGATGATAAAACTATACAAGAAAAAATATATTTCATTCGTGGACAAAAAGTAATGCTTGATACAGATTTAGCTGAAATATATGGTTATGAAACTAAAAACTTTAATAGACAGGTAAAAAATAATATTGAAAAGTTTGAAGGCGAAGATTTTATGTTTCAATTGACCGAGAATGAGTTTGAAAACTTGAGGTGCAAAAATTTCACCTCAAGTTGGGGCGGCTCAAGGTACCTACCAAATGCCTTTACGGAACAAGGTATTTATATGCTTATGACTGTATTAAGGGGAGAACTTGCGATTAGGCAAAGCAGAGCCTTAATTAGAACATTTAAGCAGATGAAAGACTTCATTATTGAAAATCAAGATTTTATCGGTTCAAAAGAATTAGTCCAAATAGCTATTCAAACCAACCAAAACACAAATGATATTGCAGAAATAAAATCTCAAATGGCTACTAAAGAAGATTTGAAAAAAGTAATGGATAATTTTATCGATCCGGACACTTACAAGCATTTCCTTTTGATGAATGGAGATAAGATTGAAGCGGATGTTGCCTATACAAAAATATATAAGTCAGCAAAGAAAAGCATTTATGTAATAGATAACTATATAGGCTTGAAAACCTTAGAATTATTAAGAGCTGCAAAAGACAATGTTGAAATTATAGTCTTTAGCGACAATGTGAAAAATAAAGATATGCTTACAAAAAACATCCTAAATGATTTTAGAAGAGATTATCCAAATATCAACTTAAAAATGAAGGTTGCAGGCAAAAAATATCACGATAGATATATTGCAATAGACTATGGAACAGAAAATGAAGCCTTTTATCTTTGCGGAGCTTCATCAAAGGACGCAGGAAATAAAATATCAAGTATTACCAAGATAGAAGAATCCTCTAAGGATATGTATCATACAATGTTTGGTGGAATGTTAAACAATAAGAATTTGAAAATTTAA
- a CDS encoding ABC transporter ATP-binding protein, whose product MDAIVKTDNLSKKYSDKYALNNCSLTVNRGDIYGIIGKNGAGKSTLMKILCGITEKTQGDYELFGGKNLSEGRKKIGAILENPTLFGNLTARDNLRYFAIQKGITNENTIKKSLELVGLNYDDGKVVKNYSVGMKQRLALSVCLLGKPELLILDEPINGIDPKGIVEIRDLLKSLNKENGVTIIISSHVLPELENLVNKIAIINDGQVIDKLSLDDLHSRDFNYIEIYTSDIDRTVEILKKQEISKIDIQNGRIRVKENIEDSSEVVSLLVNNGIKVYEIFRKEETLEEFYLRNIS is encoded by the coding sequence ATGGATGCTATAGTTAAAACAGATAATCTTTCAAAAAAATATAGTGATAAATACGCATTAAATAACTGTTCGCTAACAGTGAATAGAGGAGATATCTATGGTATAATTGGTAAAAATGGTGCTGGAAAATCAACACTGATGAAAATTCTCTGTGGAATTACCGAGAAAACTCAAGGTGATTATGAATTGTTTGGAGGAAAGAATCTTTCAGAAGGAAGAAAGAAAATTGGAGCAATTTTGGAAAATCCAACCTTGTTTGGTAATTTGACAGCTAGAGATAATTTGAGATATTTTGCCATTCAAAAAGGCATTACTAATGAGAATACTATAAAGAAATCTTTAGAATTAGTTGGATTAAACTACGATGATGGTAAGGTAGTTAAAAACTATTCAGTTGGTATGAAGCAGAGATTAGCTTTGTCTGTATGTCTTTTGGGGAAACCAGAACTTCTAATTTTAGATGAACCTATTAATGGGATAGATCCTAAAGGTATAGTAGAAATAAGAGACTTATTGAAAAGCCTAAATAAAGAAAATGGAGTGACTATTATTATTTCTAGTCATGTGCTTCCAGAGTTGGAAAACTTGGTAAATAAAATAGCGATTATTAATGACGGTCAAGTGATAGATAAATTAAGTTTGGATGATTTGCATAGCAGAGATTTTAATTATATAGAAATCTACACTTCAGATATTGATAGAACTGTAGAGATATTAAAGAAACAAGAAATCTCCAAAATTGATATTCAAAATGGCAGGATTCGAGTTAAAGAAAATATAGAAGACAGTTCAGAGGTTGTTAGTCTATTAGTTAATAATGGCATAAAAGTCTATGAAATTTTTAGAAAAGAAGAAACATTGGAAGAATTTTATTTAAGAAATATAAGCTAA
- a CDS encoding PadR family transcriptional regulator → MFEIDTRVLELCVLIAIDKEDTYGYKLTQELSDEFNISESTVYPVLRRLQKSNYLATYNKSINGRSRRYYTLTDDGKKELEKQLESWSKYKNTVDDFIMKSKEGRDD, encoded by the coding sequence TTGTTTGAAATAGATACTCGAGTTTTAGAGCTATGTGTTTTAATAGCAATCGATAAAGAAGATACCTATGGGTACAAGTTGACCCAAGAGTTATCAGATGAATTTAATATTTCAGAATCTACCGTTTATCCAGTATTAAGGAGGTTGCAAAAATCCAATTATCTTGCAACATATAATAAATCCATAAATGGAAGAAGTAGGCGATATTATACTTTAACGGATGATGGGAAAAAAGAATTGGAGAAGCAATTAGAAAGCTGGTCAAAGTATAAAAATACAGTAGATGATTTTATTATGAAAAGTAAGGAGGGTAGAGATGATTAG
- a CDS encoding GntR family transcriptional regulator, with product MKIYPYLQIASVLRATILRGDYAPGQQMPPIRALVQREVCNPATVQKALKVLEKQGLIVSRGSKGYFVIESDQKIIELRNQYSNTLTKMLLEKLYELGFSDTEIIKMFEEYVATKNK from the coding sequence ATGAAAATATATCCATATTTACAAATTGCATCAGTGTTAAGAGCGACTATTTTAAGAGGAGATTATGCTCCGGGACAACAGATGCCACCTATAAGGGCTTTAGTACAGAGGGAGGTATGTAATCCTGCAACAGTTCAAAAAGCTTTAAAAGTTCTTGAGAAACAGGGACTAATTGTTAGTCGTGGAAGTAAAGGATATTTTGTTATTGAAAGTGATCAGAAAATAATTGAGTTAAGAAATCAGTATTCGAATACACTAACAAAAATGTTGTTGGAAAAACTATATGAGTTAGGATTTTCGGATACTGAGATAATCAAGATGTTTGAAGAATATGTTGCAACTAAAAATAAATGA
- a CDS encoding DUF1700 domain-containing protein, whose product MIRKSFLQTLDKKLKKFDNREREEAIQFYSELFDEMDLADEDQIPNQYDVNKIARDLNLSMKIDNWEDENSSIKKIFKGIPIITLSILSLPTILVGLIVFLALLFTAIFLIAATYFTVILLVIGTVKNFFLGGFSIASLCLLLGVILLVISATGILIEIINLIGKLIIKRIKEKNINS is encoded by the coding sequence ATGATTAGGAAATCTTTTTTACAAACTTTGGATAAAAAATTAAAGAAATTTGATAACAGAGAAAGAGAAGAGGCAATTCAATTTTACTCAGAGTTATTTGATGAAATGGATTTAGCGGATGAAGATCAAATACCAAATCAATATGATGTAAATAAAATTGCTAGGGATTTAAATTTATCTATGAAAATAGATAACTGGGAAGATGAAAACAGTTCAATTAAGAAAATTTTTAAAGGGATACCAATAATTACCTTAAGTATTTTATCACTACCAACAATTTTGGTAGGATTAATAGTATTCTTGGCTTTGTTATTTACAGCTATTTTTTTAATAGCTGCTACTTATTTCACGGTAATCTTATTGGTTATTGGAACAGTAAAAAATTTCTTTTTAGGTGGATTCTCGATAGCAAGTTTATGTTTGCTACTGGGAGTAATACTTTTAGTTATTTCAGCAACAGGGATATTGATTGAAATAATTAACCTAATTGGGAAATTAATAATAAAAAGAATCAAGGAAAAAAACATCAATAGTTAG